From one Lycium ferocissimum isolate CSIRO_LF1 chromosome 5, AGI_CSIRO_Lferr_CH_V1, whole genome shotgun sequence genomic stretch:
- the LOC132058321 gene encoding CEN-like protein 1 — translation MSSRGACEPLAVGRVIGEVVDSFIPSVKMKVIYNGSKQVSNGHELMPTVVAAQPRVEIGGEDMRSAYTLIMTDPDAPSPSDPYLREHLHWIVTDIPGTTDVSFGREIVSYETPKPAIGIHRYVFILYKQRGRQTVKAPATRDQFNTRSFSAENGLGCPVAAVYFNAQRETAARRR, via the exons atgtcttctagaggggCTTGTGAACCACTAGCAGTAGGGAGAGTGATAGGAGAAGTAGTAGACAGTTTCATTCCgagtgtgaaaatgaaagtGATATACAATGGGAGCAAGCAAGTCTCCAATGGACATGAGCTCATGCCTACTGTTGTTGCTGCACAACCTCGTGTTGAGATTGGTGGTGAAGACATGAGATCTGCTTATACACTT ATCATGACGGACCCGGATGCTCCAAGTCCCAGTGATCCGTACTTGAGGGAGCACCTCCACTG GATTGTTACAGATATCCCTGGTACCACTGACGTCTCTTTTG GACGGGAAATAGTGAGCTATGAGACACCAAAGCCAGCAATAGGGATTCACCGCTATGTATTCATATTATACAAACAAAGAGGAAGGCAAACAGTGAAAGCACCAGCAACAAGGGACCAATTCAACACTCGGAGTTTTTCAGCAGAAAATGGATTGGGATGCCCTGTTGCTGCTGTCTATTTCAACGCCCAGAGAGAAACTGCCGccagaagaagatga
- the LOC132056583 gene encoding E3 ubiquitin-protein ligase XBAT33 has protein sequence MGNSFGCSASGERLVSAARDGDYVEAKMLLDCNPCLSKYSTFGGLNSPLHFAAAKGHNEIVALLLENGADVNSRNYCGQTALMQACRYGHWEVVQTLLLFRCNVTRADYLSGRTALHFAAVNGHVRCIRLVLTDFVPSAPFDSINAQTNVDRGDSSNSKSKNEQSALSKFVNKAADGGITALHMAALNGYFDCVQLLLDLNANVSAVTFHYGSSMDLIGAGSTPLHYAACGGNLKCCQILISRGASRLTLNCNGWLPLDVARMWGRHWLEPLLAPNSNSIIPPFPSSSYLSLPLSSVLNIARECGLQSSATSSDDSDTCAVCLERACSVAAEGCGHQLCVRCALYLCSASNIPSELLGPPGSIPCPLCRHGIVSFVKLPGSPAKEIKLHLSLSLCTPCMLHPRDQERSTPSSAHEIRKNRVASVSSDFSCPVTCSPFPSVAIPLCTCDERHSPTLESRENGTQEETPDQSQSTSTDQDKMEVRLEKTTCSNMFWGRRSCSRENQCNAEINA, from the exons atggGTAATTCATTTGGGTGTTCAGCTTCCGGTGAACGGTTGGTATCTGCAGCAAGAGATGGTGATTATGTAGAAGCAAAGATGTTACTTGATTGTAATCCATGTCTTTCAAAATACTCTACTTTTGGTGGTCTTAATTCACCTCTTCATTTTGCTGCTGCTAAGGGCCATAACGAa ATTGTTGCGTTGTTGCTTGAGAATGGTGCTGATGTAAATTCTAGAAATTACTGTGGTCAg ACGGCACTGATGCAGGCATGTCGATATGGCCACTGGGAAGTTGTACAAACCCTTCTTCTCTTTAGATGCAAT GTTACGAGGGCAGACTATCTTAGTGGAAGGACAGCTCTCCATTTTGCAGCAGTGAATGGACATGTTAGATGCATAAGACTTGTGCTGACTGATTTTGTTCCTAGTGCCCCTTTTGATTCAATAAATGCTCAAACAAATGTTGACAGGGGTGACAGTTCAAATTCAAAAAGCAAGAATGAGCAAAG TGCACTGTCAAAATTTGTAAATAAAGCTGCTGATGGTGGTATTACTGCTCTTCATATGGCTGCATTGAATGGGTATTTTGATTGTGTCCAACTCCTGCTTGATCTTAATGCAAATGTATCAGCTGTGACATTTCACTATGGGTCCTCGATGGATCTGATAG GAGCAGGAAGCACTCCTTTGCACTATGCTGCCTGTGGCGGAAATCTAAAATGCTGTCAG ATCCTTATTTCAAGAGGTGCCAGTCGATTGACATTGAACTGCAATGG GTGGCTTCCTCTCGATGTTGCCAGGATGTGGGGGCGTCATTGGCTTGAACCATTACTTGCACCAAATTCTAATTCAATTATTCCACCCTTTCCGTCTTCAAGTTATTTATCATTGCCTCTCTCAAGTGTGCTCAACATTGCAAG AGAGTGTGGGTTGCAGTCATCAGCAACTTCCTCTGATGATTCTGATACTTGTGCTGTTTGCCTGGAGAGGGCATGTTCAGTGGCTGCTGAAG GTTGTGGGCATCAATTGTGTGTAAGATGTGCACTTTATCTATGCTCAGCAAGCAACATCCCATCTGAATTATTGGGTCCACCCGGCTCCATTCCATGTCCACTTTGCAGACATGGCATCGTGTCATTTGTAAAACTCCCTGGATCCCCTGCAAAGGAAATTAAGTTACATCTGTCCCTTAGTTTATGCACACCATGCATGCTTCATCCTCGTGATCAAGAACGATCAACACCATCTAGCGCACATGAAATCAGAAAGAATCGTGTTGCTTCAGTGTCTTCAGATTTTTCATGCCCTGTGACTTGTAGCCCATTTCCCTCTGTGGCAATCCCTTTATGTACTTGTGATGAAAGACATTCCCCAACCTTGGAATCAAGAGAAAATGGTACTCAAGAAGAAACTCCTGATCAGTCACAGTCCACATCAACGGACCAAGACAAAATGGAAGTGAGATTGGAGAAAACTACCTGTTCGAACATGTTTTGGGGCAGAAGAAGCTGCAGTAGAGAGAATCAGTGTAATGCTGAGATTAATGCTTAA